A genomic stretch from Marinimicrobium sp. C6131 includes:
- a CDS encoding class II aldolase/adducin family protein, whose translation MSYRDNRYTHIHDTWDDAQANQLSPLEALVYRSNRLGADRRITPTGGGSTSLKVIEKDPLSGQPVEVIWVKSAGTDLKTSSGSQFSPLYQEKLIALRHHYQRERRARDRLQTIPSEPFKAATFNRAAPAPSVDTPLHALMPYAHVNHIHPCAAIAVGACKNSRALTERIWGQAMLWVPRARPGFEQGIPLQAAWNRNPDAIGALLAGNGIATWSDDNRLCYRQTLDIIEAASRYIATRDKGDKTFGGPRHRDLSESARQNVLERILPLLTDLISDGNPVIGTVESGPEVLRFVNSVDAARLADKGVACLHHLRHTKLKPLFIPWNPDGDTLETLKQRLEHGVARYRKTRSDHYKYNAQSEAPAVCLIPGIGMIAWGQSDSDSRLAAEAYQNAIEVMRCAEAIDTYVGLSAQEAQLLATL comes from the coding sequence ATGTCTTACCGCGACAATCGTTACACCCACATCCATGACACCTGGGATGATGCACAGGCCAATCAGCTGTCACCGCTGGAAGCGCTGGTGTACCGCTCAAACAGACTCGGGGCGGATCGTCGCATCACTCCGACCGGGGGCGGCAGCACCTCACTGAAAGTCATCGAAAAGGACCCACTTAGCGGTCAACCCGTCGAGGTCATCTGGGTCAAAAGTGCCGGCACAGACCTGAAAACCTCAAGCGGGAGCCAGTTTTCTCCGCTTTATCAGGAGAAGCTGATAGCGTTACGGCACCACTACCAACGAGAGCGCCGCGCACGGGATCGTCTCCAGACCATTCCGTCGGAGCCGTTCAAGGCAGCCACATTCAACCGGGCCGCTCCTGCCCCTTCAGTGGACACGCCCCTGCACGCATTGATGCCCTACGCCCACGTCAACCATATTCATCCGTGTGCAGCGATTGCCGTGGGGGCCTGTAAAAACTCCAGAGCCCTGACGGAACGCATCTGGGGTCAGGCAATGCTCTGGGTCCCCCGGGCACGTCCGGGCTTCGAGCAGGGCATCCCCTTGCAGGCCGCCTGGAACCGCAACCCCGACGCGATAGGCGCCCTGCTGGCCGGCAATGGCATCGCCACCTGGTCCGATGACAACAGGCTTTGCTACCGACAGACGTTGGACATCATTGAAGCGGCGTCCCGCTATATCGCCACACGGGACAAGGGCGATAAGACCTTCGGAGGCCCGCGCCATCGCGACCTGAGCGAATCGGCACGACAGAATGTCCTGGAGCGAATTCTGCCGCTTCTGACCGACCTGATATCCGATGGGAACCCGGTGATCGGAACCGTGGAATCAGGGCCAGAGGTGTTGCGTTTCGTCAATTCAGTCGATGCAGCCCGCCTGGCGGACAAAGGCGTGGCCTGCCTGCATCACCTCAGGCACACCAAACTGAAACCGCTGTTCATTCCCTGGAACCCTGACGGCGACACCCTGGAAACGCTCAAGCAGCGCCTTGAACACGGGGTCGCGCGCTACCGGAAGACGCGCAGCGATCACTACAAATACAACGCACAAAGCGAAGCGCCTGCGGTCTGCCTGATACCCGGTATCGGAATGATTGCATGGGGCCAAAGCGACAGTGACTCCCGGCTGGCCGCCGAGGCCTACCAGAATGCGATCGAGGTCATGCGCTGCGCCGAGGCTATCGACACCTATGTGGGCTTATCCGCACAGGAAGCTCAGCTTCTGGCAACCCTCTGA